The following coding sequences lie in one Alicyclobacillus curvatus genomic window:
- a CDS encoding long-chain fatty acid--CoA ligase: MMHYPLLLRSVLYRASTVYPEKEIVSRDYSGIFRYTYRDLNHRVAKLANALDKLGLKPGDRVGSFAWNNHRHLELYFAIPCTERVLHTINIRLFREQLVYTINHAEDRVLFVDEDLVPVIEDIADELPTVERYIVMTDKPELRETKLKNAVSYEALIEDESSVYDFPLFDEWTPAIIGYTSATTGNPKGVVYTHRGLYLHCLTGLVGELGVDERDVTMPIVPMFHVNAWGRPYSDTWVGAKQVYPGSRPTPKDFCELIDRERVTFSAGVPTLWMGILQEVRTNPGKYDFSCVRVLMSGGSALPMSLTKAYQDELGVKLYQGYGQTETTPVTFINVPKSALDALPEDERMKMRAKTGLLMPGLEMRLVDSNGQDVPYDGKSIGELLLRGPWVIEEYYRNPEKTSEAFLDGWFRTGDIASMDEMGYLQITDRTKDLIKSGGEWISSVDLENAIMGHPGVAEAAVIGIKHDKWQERPLACVVLKAQAKGTVTRDDILGYLEDKVAKWWIPDDVLFIDEIPKTSVGKFSKKTLREQFEAGSLGTNA; this comes from the coding sequence ATGATGCATTATCCGTTGTTGCTGAGGTCAGTTCTGTACCGTGCCAGTACGGTGTATCCAGAGAAAGAAATTGTTTCTCGCGACTATTCGGGCATCTTTCGATACACCTATCGTGATTTAAATCACCGAGTTGCCAAGCTGGCCAATGCCTTGGACAAACTCGGCCTGAAGCCTGGAGACCGCGTTGGTTCTTTCGCTTGGAACAACCACCGACACCTCGAGTTGTACTTCGCAATCCCTTGTACTGAGCGCGTACTTCACACAATCAACATCCGACTGTTTCGTGAGCAGCTCGTCTACACCATTAATCACGCTGAAGACCGTGTTCTGTTTGTCGACGAGGACCTTGTACCTGTCATCGAAGATATAGCGGATGAATTGCCGACCGTGGAACGGTACATCGTGATGACAGACAAACCCGAACTGCGAGAGACGAAGCTGAAGAATGCAGTGTCTTATGAAGCACTCATTGAAGACGAGTCTTCGGTGTATGATTTTCCGCTGTTCGACGAGTGGACACCGGCCATCATCGGATATACGTCCGCTACGACAGGAAATCCCAAAGGTGTTGTGTACACACACCGCGGGTTGTATCTTCATTGCCTCACTGGGCTCGTGGGGGAACTCGGTGTTGATGAACGGGATGTTACGATGCCGATTGTCCCGATGTTCCACGTCAACGCGTGGGGTCGCCCGTACTCTGACACCTGGGTCGGTGCCAAACAGGTTTATCCCGGTTCGCGTCCGACGCCAAAAGACTTCTGCGAACTGATTGACAGGGAACGGGTAACGTTTAGTGCCGGTGTGCCGACGCTATGGATGGGGATTCTGCAAGAGGTGCGGACAAACCCCGGAAAATATGACTTTAGCTGTGTGCGTGTATTGATGTCCGGCGGATCGGCGCTTCCGATGTCGCTGACAAAGGCGTACCAGGACGAGCTTGGCGTGAAACTGTACCAAGGCTACGGCCAAACGGAGACGACACCTGTGACCTTTATCAACGTGCCGAAATCTGCGCTAGACGCGTTGCCGGAAGACGAGCGCATGAAAATGAGAGCGAAGACGGGGTTGCTCATGCCGGGGCTGGAGATGCGCCTTGTGGATAGCAACGGCCAGGACGTTCCGTATGACGGGAAGTCAATCGGTGAGCTCTTGCTCCGTGGACCGTGGGTTATCGAGGAGTATTACAGGAATCCAGAAAAGACGAGCGAAGCTTTTCTCGATGGCTGGTTCCGCACCGGCGATATTGCAAGCATGGATGAAATGGGTTATCTCCAAATTACAGACAGGACAAAGGACCTCATTAAGAGCGGCGGCGAATGGATTTCTTCCGTCGACCTCGAAAACGCAATCATGGGGCATCCTGGTGTTGCGGAGGCTGCAGTCATCGGAATCAAGCATGACAAGTGGCAGGAGCGCCCGCTTGCCTGCGTCGTATTGAAAGCGCAAGCGAAGGGTACAGTGACCCGAGATGATATCCTCGGGTACCTTGAAGATAAGGTAGCCAAGTGGTGGATTCCTGACGACGTATTGTTTATCGACGAGATTCCGAAAACGAGCGTTGGTAAGTTCTCCAAAAAAACCTTGCGCGAGCAGTTCGAAGCCGGGAGCTTAGGGACGAACGCGTGA
- a CDS encoding TrkA family potassium uptake protein, which translates to MANSRPLGLLGASRLANMGRRSPKTIGIIGAGRFGTGAAQELIRNGHHVLLIDQEADCLEPLAHQCHTAIGNAEDSEFLAEAGIKDVDAVIIAIGDNETASNHATINCKDFGLYVVAKATHATHGKILDRLGADYVVYPEHDSGVRLARLLTRSSILEMIELYEEVFMMEVNAGGELVGKSLENLNLPHRYGVQVLLILRGNKTVFPVSAKDVVQDGDRVVLLGSSDSLHRVAKAAESD; encoded by the coding sequence TTGGCGAATAGCAGACCACTGGGGTTGCTTGGCGCAAGCCGACTCGCAAACATGGGGCGGCGCAGTCCGAAGACCATTGGCATCATCGGTGCAGGACGGTTTGGTACAGGTGCGGCTCAGGAACTCATCCGAAACGGCCACCACGTCTTGCTCATTGACCAGGAAGCCGACTGTCTTGAGCCGTTAGCACACCAGTGCCACACGGCTATCGGTAATGCTGAAGACAGCGAATTTCTTGCGGAGGCGGGCATCAAGGACGTCGATGCGGTCATTATTGCGATTGGCGATAACGAAACCGCGTCCAACCATGCGACCATCAATTGCAAAGACTTCGGGCTGTACGTTGTTGCGAAGGCTACGCATGCAACGCACGGCAAGATACTTGACCGTCTCGGTGCGGATTACGTGGTCTATCCCGAGCACGACTCTGGGGTTCGCTTAGCTCGTCTCTTAACGCGCTCTTCGATTCTTGAGATGATAGAGCTATACGAGGAAGTGTTCATGATGGAGGTCAATGCCGGGGGAGAACTGGTCGGCAAGTCACTCGAGAACTTGAACCTTCCGCATCGCTACGGCGTCCAGGTGCTGCTTATTCTACGGGGCAACAAGACAGTGTTTCCCGTCTCCGCGAAGGACGTCGTCCAGGACGGGGACCGTGTGGTGCTGCTCGGGTCATCCGACTCCCTGCACCGCGTTGCGAAGGCGGCGGAGAGCGACTGA
- a CDS encoding response regulator transcription factor, whose amino-acid sequence MEQEQKQEGAVRVLIVDDHELFRQGVSSILSRHPEIEVVGEAENGKLAIEKCREELPDVVLMDINMPVCDGLTATREIKREHPYVKILILTVSDAEEMLFDAIKSGASGYVLKNASPAAVVDSVLRISRNEPVIPGNLAMQIITEFSKPVERTVRQQVDELTEREVEVLRQLSTGATNRDIAKVLYISENTVRNHVRNILEKLHLSNRVQAAAYAVREGYTLKGEAESAD is encoded by the coding sequence GTGGAACAGGAGCAAAAGCAAGAGGGTGCTGTACGCGTATTGATTGTCGACGACCACGAGTTGTTCCGACAAGGGGTGAGTTCTATTCTTAGCCGACACCCGGAAATTGAAGTGGTCGGAGAGGCTGAGAATGGAAAACTGGCCATCGAAAAATGTCGGGAGGAACTACCGGATGTCGTGTTAATGGATATTAACATGCCCGTCTGTGATGGCTTGACAGCGACCCGCGAAATCAAACGGGAGCATCCGTACGTGAAAATCCTGATTCTCACAGTTTCAGATGCGGAAGAAATGCTTTTCGACGCCATCAAGTCGGGGGCATCTGGATATGTTCTGAAGAACGCCAGCCCGGCGGCGGTTGTCGACAGCGTACTGCGTATCAGTCGGAACGAACCTGTCATCCCGGGGAATCTTGCGATGCAGATTATCACAGAGTTTTCGAAGCCAGTGGAACGGACCGTACGGCAACAAGTGGATGAGCTGACAGAACGGGAAGTCGAAGTGCTGCGGCAACTCAGTACAGGTGCCACGAACCGCGACATTGCGAAGGTCCTATATATCAGCGAGAATACAGTTCGCAACCACGTCCGGAATATTCTCGAAAAGTTGCATTTGAGTAATCGGGTGCAGGCAGCTGCGTACGCAGTTCGGGAAGGATACACATTGAAGGGTGAGGCGGAGTCCGCGGACTAA
- a CDS encoding 4Fe-4S dicluster domain-containing protein, which translates to MEGDERMSKAIEEKLYLIRYKADDKSHLIIRNQDACLNCPTKECNFFCPADVYEWDAEGNVTTVAYENCIECGTCRLACPAYNIEWVYPKGGHGITYRFG; encoded by the coding sequence ATGGAGGGCGATGAACGGATGAGCAAAGCCATTGAAGAGAAACTTTATCTGATTCGTTACAAGGCAGACGACAAGTCTCACTTAATCATTCGAAATCAGGACGCGTGTTTAAATTGTCCCACCAAGGAATGTAACTTTTTCTGTCCTGCTGACGTTTATGAGTGGGACGCAGAAGGGAATGTCACCACAGTGGCCTATGAGAATTGCATCGAGTGCGGCACTTGTAGGCTGGCGTGCCCAGCATATAACATCGAGTGGGTCTATCCGAAGGGCGGACATGGTATTACGTATCGGTTTGGCTGA
- a CDS encoding electron transfer flavoprotein subunit alpha/FixB family protein, giving the protein MAEERRRKMIGLQPEGEIDWSEYKGIMVVVEQRAGQAKPVSWQLLGEAKRLAQKLDAPLMALVMGEGVRDIADEAIGYGADIVYLSDAPELRDYRTRPYSRVCLKVIRTYKPEIVLMGATYTGRDLAGAIATHLPTGLTADSTQLDVDDERLLLASRPAFSEKMLATILCKQFKPQMATVRAGVFQALPFDSARAGEVVEVSEDMREGDIVTKVLEFIQDTNRVNLEDAQVIVAGGRGVGGPDGFKLLEELARTLGGTVAASRAATDLGWMDHAYQVGQTGTTVRPKLYFAIGISGAVQHVVGMQNSDYIIAVNKDANAPIFQIANYGIVGDLFEVVPLLTRAFQERLTPVVTR; this is encoded by the coding sequence ATGGCTGAAGAACGCCGCCGAAAAATGATTGGGCTGCAACCTGAAGGGGAAATTGACTGGTCAGAGTACAAGGGGATTATGGTCGTCGTCGAACAGCGGGCAGGGCAGGCGAAGCCGGTGTCCTGGCAATTGCTTGGTGAGGCGAAGCGGCTCGCGCAAAAGCTTGATGCTCCACTGATGGCACTCGTCATGGGTGAAGGCGTGCGGGATATTGCAGATGAAGCCATTGGCTACGGCGCCGATATCGTCTATTTATCTGACGCTCCGGAGTTGCGAGACTATCGCACACGGCCGTATAGCAGGGTGTGTCTGAAAGTCATTCGGACATACAAACCGGAAATCGTTTTAATGGGCGCAACCTACACAGGGCGCGACCTTGCGGGTGCAATTGCCACTCACTTGCCGACGGGTCTCACTGCCGATTCAACCCAACTGGACGTTGATGATGAGCGGTTACTGTTGGCGAGTCGCCCTGCTTTCTCTGAAAAGATGCTGGCTACCATACTTTGTAAACAGTTTAAACCACAGATGGCCACGGTGCGGGCAGGCGTGTTTCAGGCCTTGCCGTTTGACTCTGCTCGGGCCGGAGAAGTTGTGGAGGTCAGCGAAGATATGCGTGAAGGAGACATCGTTACAAAGGTCCTTGAATTCATCCAGGACACAAACCGGGTGAACTTGGAGGACGCGCAAGTGATTGTTGCCGGCGGACGTGGCGTCGGCGGGCCTGATGGATTTAAACTCCTGGAGGAATTGGCCCGTACACTCGGCGGGACGGTCGCGGCTTCGAGAGCCGCGACGGACCTCGGGTGGATGGACCATGCATATCAAGTGGGACAGACAGGAACCACTGTCCGACCGAAACTGTACTTTGCGATTGGTATCTCTGGTGCGGTGCAACACGTCGTCGGGATGCAGAACTCTGATTACATCATTGCCGTGAATAAGGACGCAAATGCGCCTATCTTCCAAATTGCCAATTACGGTATAGTGGGAGACCTGTTTGAAGTCGTACCACTGTTGACACGGGCGTTTCAGGAACGTTTGACGCCGGTCGTGACCAGGTGA
- a CDS encoding PQQ-binding-like beta-propeller repeat protein — protein sequence MRPPHGYFLRMLFIPLVAAVVTACNPITPATNAPPTANLSANHSANHSANLGISGNATQQASSSNISNTTSNSNHELPGLSLDWPYFGNNLWQDRFSPNEQLNGASAQKLRTAFRVTLPDSTGGNESYPIEVHGVLYVTTRNADVIALNATTGAVRWTYRAPKSSVPLPHINRGVAVSNGKVYVLTADDHLIALDATDGHMVFQVQAANPATGVFESMAPLVADGLVFVGSSGGDEGVRGFVEAFSASTGAKLWQFDTVPPRGQGWLPATGKHGGGAVWTTPTYDTATHSLYFGTGNPSPDYYGVSRPGPNPYTDSVVRLNATSGALTYARQEVSHDLWDYDVASPPILFTVHHQQVVGEAGKDGEWYEWYAASGKPFTAPVAFVKISHTPPTAQGVEEWPGPNGGANYGPSAYDPLTHQVFVAGINGPETLYASPTGHAQHTIDLGTAQNPGPVKDWHGTITAIDVRTGHIDWQVDTPTPPIGGVTVSAGGIVWYGEANGTLTGRSTKNGTMIWQQNLKAPIGSAPILYQQLGHTYLCVVTGGATSLRTLFPYTGPAQLIGFRLS from the coding sequence ATGAGACCACCCCATGGCTATTTCCTGCGAATGCTTTTCATCCCCCTGGTCGCAGCGGTAGTGACCGCTTGTAACCCGATAACGCCTGCCACCAATGCGCCACCCACCGCCAACCTCAGTGCCAACCACAGTGCCAACCACAGTGCCAACCTTGGGATTTCAGGGAATGCGACGCAACAAGCGTCTTCGTCCAACATCTCCAACACCACAAGCAACTCGAATCATGAACTGCCAGGACTCTCACTCGACTGGCCCTATTTTGGGAATAACTTATGGCAGGACAGATTCTCACCCAACGAGCAGCTCAATGGAGCATCTGCACAAAAACTGCGAACGGCCTTTCGCGTGACACTGCCTGACTCAACTGGAGGAAACGAATCATACCCCATTGAAGTACATGGTGTGCTGTACGTGACCACCCGAAACGCAGACGTCATCGCCCTGAATGCAACAACTGGCGCCGTGCGCTGGACGTATCGAGCGCCGAAGTCAAGCGTACCACTCCCCCATATCAACCGAGGTGTGGCCGTCTCAAATGGCAAAGTGTATGTCCTTACTGCCGACGACCATTTGATAGCACTCGACGCGACCGATGGACATATGGTTTTTCAAGTACAAGCGGCCAATCCTGCGACAGGCGTGTTTGAATCGATGGCGCCGCTTGTAGCCGACGGTTTGGTGTTTGTTGGAAGTTCCGGTGGAGATGAGGGAGTACGCGGCTTTGTGGAGGCCTTCTCAGCGAGTACCGGGGCAAAGTTATGGCAATTTGACACCGTTCCGCCACGAGGTCAAGGGTGGTTACCTGCAACCGGAAAACACGGTGGCGGTGCCGTCTGGACAACCCCAACTTACGATACAGCGACACATTCCTTATACTTCGGAACGGGAAATCCGTCCCCGGACTACTACGGTGTATCTCGGCCGGGCCCGAATCCTTACACCGATTCTGTCGTGCGGTTAAATGCAACAAGCGGTGCACTCACTTACGCCCGGCAAGAGGTTAGTCATGACCTCTGGGACTATGATGTTGCGTCGCCGCCGATTTTGTTTACCGTCCATCATCAACAAGTGGTCGGAGAAGCGGGCAAAGACGGAGAATGGTATGAGTGGTACGCAGCGAGCGGAAAGCCTTTCACAGCACCCGTAGCATTTGTGAAAATCTCTCACACGCCGCCAACGGCGCAAGGAGTGGAGGAATGGCCCGGCCCAAATGGAGGGGCAAACTACGGCCCCTCAGCTTACGATCCGCTCACACACCAAGTGTTCGTGGCGGGCATTAACGGACCCGAGACCCTCTATGCCTCGCCAACTGGCCATGCACAGCACACCATTGACCTCGGCACCGCGCAAAATCCAGGACCAGTCAAGGACTGGCACGGAACAATCACCGCCATCGACGTGCGAACTGGACACATCGATTGGCAAGTGGATACGCCGACGCCGCCAATCGGAGGTGTGACGGTGTCTGCAGGCGGCATCGTATGGTATGGTGAAGCAAACGGGACACTCACCGGGCGAAGCACAAAGAATGGAACGATGATTTGGCAACAAAATTTGAAAGCGCCAATCGGCAGCGCACCCATTCTCTATCAACAGCTTGGTCATACCTATTTGTGTGTTGTCACAGGCGGTGCAACCTCGCTAAGAACGCTCTTTCCCTATACCGGACCTGCACAGCTGATTGGATTTAGACTTTCCTGA
- a CDS encoding FAD-dependent oxidoreductase has translation MADERFDVVVVGAGPAGAAAALVAARGGLKVALIERGEYPGAKNTFGGVLYRKQIEQLIPEFWKTAPLERTIVEQRLWLLARESTVSVSFRDDRFINPPNCWTGQRSKFDQWFAAQAEAAGGVPIYETGVTDVVVEDGKVVGVITDREDGELRANVVIIADGVNSLLGKRLQAHREWQPDQVSLAVKEVIALPKEKIQDRFNLDKNEGCTIELVGETMGMAGLGFLYTNTDTLSLGVGVMVSDLKRLKVKPYEVLNGLKQHPMVRRLIDGGEVKEYAGHLIPEGGFTAMPPLAGDGWMICGDAAQMVNAVHREGTNLAVESGRLAGEAAIQAHFAEDYTSASLQEYATAVRKSIIHKDLKKYKGLHGLLSFPDSDKLFGQLPQAVNDALFDFLSVDGAPKRDKQKLAFRKLEKVAGGRMDLVRMALKGWRAMNG, from the coding sequence ATGGCTGACGAACGTTTTGATGTGGTAGTGGTCGGTGCGGGCCCGGCTGGGGCAGCAGCTGCTTTAGTGGCCGCACGCGGGGGTCTTAAAGTGGCACTCATTGAACGAGGAGAGTACCCAGGCGCAAAAAACACGTTTGGTGGTGTTCTCTACCGTAAGCAGATTGAACAATTGATTCCGGAGTTTTGGAAAACAGCTCCACTTGAGAGAACGATTGTCGAGCAACGGTTATGGTTGCTGGCGAGAGAGAGCACCGTCAGTGTTTCATTTCGGGATGACCGCTTTATAAATCCGCCGAACTGTTGGACGGGTCAGCGGTCAAAGTTCGACCAATGGTTTGCCGCCCAGGCAGAAGCTGCGGGAGGGGTCCCCATCTATGAGACGGGGGTCACTGATGTGGTGGTGGAAGACGGGAAAGTGGTTGGTGTCATTACAGACCGCGAAGACGGGGAACTGCGAGCCAATGTGGTTATCATCGCGGACGGTGTCAATTCACTCCTTGGCAAGCGCCTCCAAGCGCATCGAGAGTGGCAGCCAGACCAAGTCTCGCTGGCGGTCAAAGAAGTGATTGCTTTACCGAAAGAAAAAATTCAGGACCGGTTTAACCTTGATAAAAACGAAGGCTGCACTATTGAACTCGTCGGAGAGACGATGGGCATGGCTGGTCTCGGTTTCTTATACACGAACACTGACACGTTGTCCCTCGGTGTTGGGGTGATGGTAAGTGATCTCAAGCGTCTGAAGGTGAAGCCATACGAGGTTCTGAACGGACTGAAGCAGCACCCGATGGTCAGGCGTTTGATTGATGGTGGAGAAGTAAAAGAATACGCAGGGCACCTGATTCCTGAGGGTGGTTTCACAGCCATGCCGCCACTTGCTGGCGACGGATGGATGATATGCGGAGATGCCGCACAGATGGTCAACGCAGTCCACCGCGAAGGCACCAATTTGGCTGTAGAGTCCGGGCGGCTTGCGGGAGAGGCTGCAATTCAAGCGCATTTCGCCGAGGATTACACGTCTGCAAGTTTGCAAGAGTATGCGACTGCTGTGAGAAAGTCCATTATCCACAAGGATTTGAAGAAGTACAAAGGACTTCATGGACTCCTATCCTTCCCAGATTCCGATAAACTCTTTGGCCAGTTGCCGCAAGCGGTGAATGATGCGTTGTTTGATTTCTTGTCGGTAGACGGCGCACCGAAGCGTGACAAGCAAAAACTAGCTTTCCGCAAACTTGAAAAGGTTGCGGGGGGGCGCATGGACCTGGTGCGGATGGCTCTCAAAGGATGGAGGGCGATGAACGGATGA
- a CDS encoding electron transfer flavoprotein subunit beta/FixA family protein: MRQGVPAVVNYFDMHGVEEALRIKDKYGARVTVLTMGPPSADKALKQCISMGADEGVLVSDRAFAGADTLATSYVLATAIYKAADTWGPVDIIFAGKQTSDGDTGQVGPGIACRIDYEQLTYVQKVEDLNPETGELTVHRHLEDGVERVKTKTPVLITVVTELNVPRRASLPGMLRAARYTPIVWTTNDFEDLDRSKIGLHGSPTIVSKTWVPEPKHVETEMLSGSAQEMSSAVIDRLFASELKQSLNWA, translated from the coding sequence ATGCGTCAGGGAGTCCCGGCTGTTGTCAACTACTTCGACATGCACGGGGTCGAAGAGGCGCTTCGCATCAAGGATAAATACGGAGCTCGCGTGACCGTTTTGACGATGGGACCACCATCTGCAGACAAAGCATTGAAACAGTGTATTTCGATGGGGGCAGACGAAGGTGTGCTGGTGAGTGACAGAGCCTTTGCTGGCGCGGATACACTCGCCACGTCGTATGTCCTCGCCACAGCCATTTATAAGGCGGCAGACACATGGGGGCCCGTCGATATCATTTTCGCTGGCAAACAGACCTCAGATGGTGACACCGGTCAAGTGGGGCCAGGAATTGCCTGCCGTATTGACTATGAACAACTTACTTACGTTCAGAAGGTCGAAGACCTGAACCCTGAAACCGGAGAACTAACCGTGCATCGACATTTGGAAGACGGTGTGGAGCGCGTGAAGACCAAGACGCCGGTTTTGATTACAGTCGTTACGGAACTAAATGTCCCGCGGCGCGCGAGTTTGCCAGGGATGCTGAGAGCGGCCCGCTATACTCCGATTGTGTGGACGACGAATGATTTTGAAGACCTCGACCGCTCAAAGATTGGCTTACACGGTTCCCCGACGATTGTCTCCAAAACCTGGGTGCCAGAACCGAAGCACGTTGAGACCGAAATGCTGTCTGGGTCGGCACAAGAGATGTCAAGCGCTGTTATCGACAGGCTGTTTGCAAGTGAACTCAAACAGAGTCTGAACTGGGCGTAG
- a CDS encoding Trk family potassium uptake protein, whose translation MKGFRITPPRIIALSYFGIALVGALLLELPFARRVPVSFTDSFFTSASALYVTGLSSVTTSTTWTPFGDAIIALLIQVGGAGITFVTTSFYLLMGRKISLGARMLIAEDRNFGVHGVVRLMKSILAFSFVFEGAAAFLFMLYFRLVYHYTWLRAIGISVFHSVSAFNNAGFDLWGNSLESFTNDPFILILTSLLIIFGGLGFIVLVELYNFRRTHIVSLHTRIVVRMTALLLVLGTIFTLLFESYASMRNLSWPDKILNAWFMSVTTRTAGFDSVSVGHMKEITWFIFIILMFIGASPGSTGGGIKTTTFYTLIKTAFSTARGSSEIVVGERSIPQEQGQRSLVIFLLGIAVVTGCVMIDAALEPGIRLMRIVFEEVSAFGTVGLTTGITGIVSAPVKWVLIFTMYVGRIGILTLLISLVQRGQSKVKRIPERILIG comes from the coding sequence GTGAAAGGGTTTCGCATTACTCCACCGCGCATCATTGCCCTCAGTTACTTTGGTATTGCTTTAGTGGGGGCTTTGCTGCTTGAATTGCCGTTTGCTCGGCGTGTGCCCGTTTCATTTACTGACTCGTTTTTCACTTCGGCGAGCGCCCTCTATGTCACTGGGCTGTCTAGCGTCACAACGTCCACTACGTGGACACCTTTTGGCGACGCCATCATCGCCTTGTTGATTCAAGTGGGTGGTGCGGGAATTACATTTGTCACAACTTCTTTTTATTTGCTGATGGGGCGAAAGATTTCCCTTGGAGCCAGAATGCTGATTGCAGAAGACCGCAACTTCGGCGTTCACGGCGTGGTTCGACTGATGAAGTCGATTTTGGCATTTAGTTTCGTTTTTGAAGGCGCGGCAGCCTTTCTGTTTATGCTGTACTTTCGGCTTGTATACCACTATACGTGGCTCAGGGCCATTGGCATTAGCGTGTTTCACTCGGTTTCCGCGTTTAATAATGCAGGTTTCGACCTGTGGGGCAACTCCCTTGAGAGCTTTACCAACGATCCGTTTATACTTATCTTGACGAGTCTACTCATCATTTTTGGTGGTCTCGGCTTCATTGTTCTCGTTGAGTTGTACAATTTTCGCCGGACTCATATTGTGTCCCTACATACGCGAATCGTCGTACGCATGACGGCATTGTTGTTGGTGCTTGGGACGATTTTCACTCTGCTCTTTGAGTCGTATGCTTCGATGCGAAACTTGTCGTGGCCGGACAAGATTCTGAATGCCTGGTTTATGTCCGTCACGACCCGTACCGCGGGATTCGATTCCGTGTCCGTGGGCCATATGAAAGAGATTACGTGGTTCATTTTTATTATCTTGATGTTTATCGGCGCTTCACCTGGCTCAACGGGCGGTGGTATCAAGACGACAACTTTTTACACACTGATTAAGACCGCCTTCTCCACGGCCCGCGGCAGTTCCGAAATCGTCGTCGGCGAACGGTCCATCCCGCAAGAGCAGGGGCAGCGCTCACTCGTCATTTTTCTGCTCGGGATTGCCGTCGTGACCGGGTGTGTAATGATTGACGCGGCTCTTGAGCCTGGGATACGATTGATGCGCATTGTGTTTGAGGAAGTTTCGGCGTTTGGCACCGTTGGACTGACAACGGGTATCACAGGGATTGTTAGTGCGCCTGTGAAATGGGTATTGATATTTACCATGTACGTAGGGCGAATCGGCATCTTGACGCTTCTGATTAGCCTGGTGCAAAGAGGTCAGTCGAAGGTCAAACGGATCCCGGAACGGATCCTCATTGGCTAG
- a CDS encoding PAS domain S-box protein, whose product MQSRIEETLKGTVSPAVLDISMLTAVLDNAVDGLVLLDSERNVIYMNEAADALLGQHGVGLHCGSLLHCHDEKRSTLQFDGCYGQCVLAAKRPMTDIEMNIIGPNGRVVPVEVTYSYIPLADSEPCLLMSLRDVTDKKLAERERRQKEELRYTLQERERLARDLHDGVVQDIAFVNMQVKLLLEDVLEGQDVTAEQLTRISEVLDNGYGELRIAIRDLSLGVSGNLAHHLNQSVLEFRSRTNIDGELHCDVLPTDLDASFVHQVTKIVQEALTNIGKHAQATKANVSVKLTQPTQALVVDVFDNGVGFVVSDKRKAGHYGMKTMFERCELLGGIMELESAPNQGTHVHFEIPTG is encoded by the coding sequence ATGCAGTCCAGAATTGAAGAAACTCTGAAAGGCACCGTCTCCCCAGCTGTGCTCGATATATCTATGTTGACGGCGGTTCTTGATAATGCGGTCGACGGGTTAGTGTTACTCGATAGTGAACGAAATGTCATTTACATGAATGAGGCAGCAGACGCGCTCCTTGGTCAACACGGCGTTGGACTCCACTGCGGGTCATTGTTACATTGTCACGATGAGAAGCGTTCCACGCTCCAATTTGACGGGTGCTATGGACAGTGTGTGCTTGCCGCCAAGCGTCCCATGACCGATATTGAAATGAACATTATCGGTCCAAACGGTCGCGTTGTCCCGGTTGAAGTGACCTATTCGTACATCCCGTTAGCCGACAGTGAACCTTGTTTGCTCATGTCTCTGCGCGATGTCACGGATAAGAAGTTGGCTGAGCGAGAACGGCGACAAAAGGAAGAACTTAGGTATACGTTGCAGGAACGAGAACGACTCGCACGAGATCTGCACGATGGGGTTGTTCAGGACATTGCCTTTGTGAATATGCAAGTAAAATTACTGTTGGAGGATGTTCTAGAAGGACAGGACGTTACCGCAGAGCAATTAACGCGCATCAGCGAGGTGCTTGATAACGGATATGGGGAACTGCGTATCGCGATTCGAGACCTCAGCCTCGGGGTGTCCGGCAATCTCGCTCATCATTTGAATCAAAGCGTGCTTGAGTTCCGTTCGAGAACAAACATCGATGGTGAACTTCACTGCGATGTGCTTCCGACGGACCTGGATGCTTCATTTGTTCATCAGGTGACGAAAATTGTTCAAGAGGCTTTGACGAATATTGGAAAACATGCGCAAGCCACGAAGGCCAACGTATCGGTCAAGCTCACTCAACCAACGCAGGCCCTCGTCGTTGATGTATTCGATAATGGGGTCGGGTTTGTCGTGTCCGATAAACGAAAAGCAGGACACTACGGAATGAAGACGATGTTTGAGCGATGTGAACTGCTCGGCGGCATCATGGAACTAGAGTCAGCGCCCAATCAGGGAACACACGTGCACTTCGAGATTCCCACCGGATGA